One Falco peregrinus isolate bFalPer1 chromosome 6, bFalPer1.pri, whole genome shotgun sequence DNA segment encodes these proteins:
- the LOC101923287 gene encoding C-type lectin domain family 12 member A isoform X1, which translates to MTEEIVYANLKFENNHELDNITEPEETKEKASQLHFTTELLPGPPTSSRSYWPVVLILFMLCLALLMALVTLAVLFIQIPKDYRTQLTDLNMTKNQLHANFSNILQAIGNQLCLEGEKNLKNNGQNCVLCPANWLWKGGDTCYYHSKEEKSWEQSHQFCSSRNSTLLLIKDAAKMKLVQEFPRETYWLGLTFRDEQREWYWTDNTVLTKQMPWVKHLHPQYCGYIYYDSIYSTPCTRKYYYVCEKPAILFQRGSNHWQDWFVRPK; encoded by the exons ATGACAGAAGAAATAGTATATGCTAATCTGAAGTTTGAGAACAACCATGAACTGGATAATATCACAGAGCCTGaagaaactaaagaaaaag CATCGCAGCTCCATTTCACGACTGAACTCCTGCCGGGGCCTCCCACTTCGTCCCGCTCTTACTGGCCAGTAGTCCTGATCTTGTTCATGCTGTGCCTGGCATTGCTGATGGCGCTGGTGACCCTGGCGGTTTTAT TTATCCAGATTCCCAAGGACTACAGGACACAACTTACAGACCTCAACATGACAAAGAATCAGCTGCATGCAAATTTCTCAAATATTCTGCAAGCAATAGGaaatcagctgtgcttggaaggggaaaaaaacctcaaaaataaTG gcCAGAACTGTGTACTCTGCCCTGCAAACTGGCTGTGGAAAGGTGGCGACACATGTTACTACCACTCCAAGGAAGAGAAGTCATGGGAACAGAGTCACCAGTTTTGTTCCTCGAGGAACTCTACTCTTCTTCTGATAAAAGATGCAGCAAAGATG AAACTGGTACAAGAATTTCCTAGAGAAACCTACTGGCTTGGATTAACATTTAGAGATGAACAGAGAGAGTGGTATTGGACAGACAACACAGTTCTTACAAAACAAATGCCTTG gGTAAAGCACCTACACCCCCAATACTGTGGATATATTTATTATGATTCCATATATAGTACTCCATGTACAAGAAAGTATTACTATGTCTGTGAAAAGCCTGCCATCCTATTCCAGCGAGGCAGCAACCACTGGCAGGACTGGTTTGTCAGACCAAAATGA
- the LOC101923115 gene encoding olfactory receptor 10R2-like has protein sequence MMNETKVMEFILIGFSDFPDLQIPLFFFFFLTYLLTLTGNVLLMTIISLHRHLHMPMYVFLSILSFSETCYTFAIIPKMLVNLITEQNSISFTGCAVQMFFFLGFGGTNCMLLTAMGYDRCMAICKPLHYKFLMTNRVCSQLVTFAMVTGFTVSLIVTYFIFTLTFCGEKVINHFFCDMAPVIQAACTQNNGIETVIFIFCFVVVLGSFFLILLSYVFIIKTIHKIPSAAGKRKAFSTCASHLTVIVVHFGCASTIYLRPKSTHSLKEDILISVTYTVVTPLLNPVVYSLRNKDVHMALRKGLGRKLCTWIR, from the coding sequence ATGATGAATGAGACCAAAGTGATGGAGTTCATCTTGATTggattttcagattttccagaTCTACAgattccattatttttcttctttttcttgactTACCTGCTCACCCTCACTGGAAATGTCCTGCTAATGACAATTATTAGTCTTCATCGTCACCTTCACATGCCCATGTATGTCTTCCTTTCCATTCTGTCATTTTCAGAAACTTGTTATACATTTGCTATCATTCCCAAGATGCTGGTAAATCTAATAACAGAACAGAACTCCATATCTTTCACTGGATGTGCTgttcaaatgtttttctttcttggcttTGGAGGCACTAACTGTATGCTTCTAACAGCAATGGGGTATGACCGATGTATGGCTATATGCAAACCTTTACATTACAAATTCCTGATGACCAACAGAGTCTGTAGTCAGCTAGTGACCTTTGCAATGGTGACTGGCTTTACTGTGTCCCTGATAGTAACCTACTTTATATTCACATTGACTTTCTGTGGAGAGAAGGTAATTAATCACTTCTTCTGTGACATGGCTCCTGTCATTCAGGCAGCTTGCACACAAAATAATGGAATTGAgacagtaattttcattttttgttttgtggttgtgCTTGGCTCATTCTTCTTGATTCTTCTCTCCTATGTTTTTATCATCAAGACCATCCACAAGAtcccctctgctgcagggaaacGTAAAGCCTTTTCCACTTGTGCCTCCCATCTCACTGTTATTGTTGTGCACTTTGGGTGCGCCTCCACCATCTATTTAAGGCCAAAATCCACCCATTCCCTAAAGGAGGACATTCTGATTTCTGTCACTTACACTGTGGTGACTCCCTTGCTGAACCCTGTGGTTTATAGCCTGAGGAACAAGGATGTGCACATGGCCCTTCGGAAaggactgggaagaaaattgTGCACATGGATCAGATGA